The Pradoshia eiseniae DNA window TTTAATGTAGCATTATCTGGAATCATTTTGGAGCTTGATAAACTGTCGCCCGGATTAAAGGAAGAGCCGATAATCCAGAGAACAGGATAGATGATGATGGCAAACATGATGCCAATGACAAGATAGGACAATGATAAACGGACAAATTTTCTGCTGTTCTTGCTCTTCATCACATCATATCCTCCTCTTGGAATGATTTAGTTCTCTTAAATTGCCATAAAGCCACAGACATGACGATTAATGAAAGAATCATCGTAATAGCCGCTGCTTTTCCATATTGGCCGGCAGTCATCGTTAGGCGATAAATCCAGGAGATTAAAATATCTGTTCCCCATGCATTTTGTCCAGCAACCGCAGGTCCGCCGTTATTGAATAAGAAGATAATATTAAAGTTATTGAAATTGAATGTGTATTGCGTAATGATAATTGGAGCTGTCGCATAAAGCACAAGCGGAAGTGTAATCTTCCTGAATTTCTGCCATGCACTTGCCCCATCAATCGTGGCTGCTTCATATAAATCATCAGATATGGATTGCAGGACACCTGTTGTCATGGCAAAAATGAATGGGAATCCAAGCCACCCTTGAATCATGATCAGCGCAAACCTCGTCCAATTGGACTCCGTCATCCAGCTGACGGGATCAATACCTAGGCTGGCCAAGATGGTTGTGTTGATGACCCCGAATGATTCATTGAACATTCCTGAGAATACCAGGATGGATACAAATGCCGGTACTGCCCATGGTAAAATGAATACTGTTCGTATAATGGCTTTGCCTTTAAGATCCTTTTGATTCACGAGTACTGCCAGGAATATTCCCAATGCCACTTGGAGAGTGGTTGCCGCAAATGTCCAAACAAGTGTCCAGCCAAATACGCTGAAGAAGGTCGTTCTCCAAATATCAATCTTGAAGATATCAATAAAGTTTTGGAATCCTATCCAATCTACCAAATTAGCAGGCGGTGAATGATATAGGTCATAGTTTGTAAAAGCGAGCAAGAATGAGAAGATAATAGGGAAAATGACAACGAATACGAGCAGCAAGACCCCTGGTGAAATAATTAAATAGGGGAACCCATTATCAATAAGATTACGGTATTGTTCGCGCAAATTATTCAAAGGAAGTCCAATCTCTCTTTTCTTTCCATCCTTATACGCATCAAAAAGGTTAAGCCCATATATCACAAGCCCTAAAACCGTAATAAGTAGTGCTAGAATTCCATCAATCAATAAACGAATCGAATGATCAAGCCTTGGAATCTCCCCAAGCGTGATCAAGCCCCAGAACCCTATATTCAACGTTTGAAAAAATGTGGCGAAGAAAATGGCTGTGAGGACTAAATAGATGGATCCTTTTAGCTTCTGTCCATTATAGAACTGTCCGAATCCAGGTATGATTGAGAGCAGCAAGGCATTCCTTGCGTGTTTTGTCCGCGTTACTTGTGGTCCGGTATTCATCTGCAGACTTTCCATTTCGGAAGACTCCCCTTTCCATGAAAAGAAACCTTATCTTTTAAGCTTCCCTGCAAAAGGATGGGCATTACCCCTTAGCATAAGGATAATGCCCGCCAGGTTCTTTATTTACTGTGATTTGTTTCGATATTTGTTTGAATGGTTTTGGCCGCTTCATCCATTGCCTCTTTCGGCTCGGCTTTATTCGTTGCCAATGTTTGAAGGGCTGTTGCCATTGGTCCCCATACTTCGGCCATTTCCGGAATGTTCGGCATTGGAATTGCATATTGAGACTGTACCGCTACAGCATTAGAGTATTCGTCATCAGCGATGATCGGATCCTCAATTAGCTCTTTAACAGGCGGGATTTCTTTTGTTGTTTCGAAACGAATCTTCGCATTATCATAGTTTGTCAGGAATTCGACCAATTTCGTTGACCATTCCTTATTTTCGGTATAAGCAGATACATGCCATCCCTTAACACCCATGAATGTCGTCATAGGCTCCCCATTTGGAAGCTTCGGCATTGGTGTCGCACCAATATCGATTCCTGCATCCATATACCCTTGGAATGCCCATGGGCCGTTTTGAACAGAGGCCAATTTTCCTTCATTGAATAAGCCATCCTGTGCAGAACCGCCGGACTCTCCGATGACTCCTTTAGGGAACAAGCCTTCCTTATACCATTTTTGGATGTATTCTGCTCCAGCAACCGCTCCCTCATTGTTTATGCCAAGGTCGTCACTTTGCAAAGCTCCATCTTTCTCCCCAAATACGTATCCTCCCATGCCGCCAATAACGGCGTATGCATGATAGAAGTTATCCCATAGGGCGATGAATCCAAATTTCTTTCCATCTGTGAAATCCTTGGAAAACTCATATACTTCGTCCATTGTAGCCGGTGCTTCAGACATCAATTCTTTATTGTAGATAAATACGGGTGTTTCAGTTGCCTTTGGCAGGCCATATAGTTTACCATCATAGGTTTGTGCTTGGATGGATGATTCCGTGAAAGTGTCAAGAACGCTTTGTTCGACTGAAATTTCTTGGATTGTTCCTTCTTCAGCAAGCATACCAATTTGGTCATGCGGCAAGGTTAGAACATCAGGTCCTTTACCAGCCGGTCCATCAAGGCGGATTTGGTTTCTCATATCCTCTGCCATTCCATATTCCTTGAATTCAACCTTAATGCCGTGCTCTTCTTCGAACGCTTTAACAGCTGGTTCTAAAGCCACGCTTCTATCTGTGTCTTCCCAAACCACTAATTTTTCAGGTTTAGCACCATCTGCATTGCTTCCTTCATTTCCTCCTGCGCCTTCTTCTCTATCTGGTCCAC harbors:
- a CDS encoding extracellular solute-binding protein, whose amino-acid sequence is MKKAYSIFLVLMLAVGILAACGPDREEGAGGNEGSNADGAKPEKLVVWEDTDRSVALEPAVKAFEEEHGIKVEFKEYGMAEDMRNQIRLDGPAGKGPDVLTLPHDQIGMLAEEGTIQEISVEQSVLDTFTESSIQAQTYDGKLYGLPKATETPVFIYNKELMSEAPATMDEVYEFSKDFTDGKKFGFIALWDNFYHAYAVIGGMGGYVFGEKDGALQSDDLGINNEGAVAGAEYIQKWYKEGLFPKGVIGESGGSAQDGLFNEGKLASVQNGPWAFQGYMDAGIDIGATPMPKLPNGEPMTTFMGVKGWHVSAYTENKEWSTKLVEFLTNYDNAKIRFETTKEIPPVKELIEDPIIADDEYSNAVAVQSQYAIPMPNIPEMAEVWGPMATALQTLATNKAEPKEAMDEAAKTIQTNIETNHSK
- a CDS encoding sugar ABC transporter permease; the protein is MNTGPQVTRTKHARNALLLSIIPGFGQFYNGQKLKGSIYLVLTAIFFATFFQTLNIGFWGLITLGEIPRLDHSIRLLIDGILALLITVLGLVIYGLNLFDAYKDGKKREIGLPLNNLREQYRNLIDNGFPYLIISPGVLLLVFVVIFPIIFSFLLAFTNYDLYHSPPANLVDWIGFQNFIDIFKIDIWRTTFFSVFGWTLVWTFAATTLQVALGIFLAVLVNQKDLKGKAIIRTVFILPWAVPAFVSILVFSGMFNESFGVINTTILASLGIDPVSWMTESNWTRFALIMIQGWLGFPFIFAMTTGVLQSISDDLYEAATIDGASAWQKFRKITLPLVLYATAPIIITQYTFNFNNFNIIFLFNNGGPAVAGQNAWGTDILISWIYRLTMTAGQYGKAAAITMILSLIVMSVALWQFKRTKSFQEEDMM